The proteins below are encoded in one region of Winogradskyella helgolandensis:
- the mltG gene encoding endolytic transglycosylase MltG: MYIKKILWAVALIGLLVCGVFAYYIYGTMFSPNTNFENDEAYIYVPTNASYTEVRSQLEPLLNDMDAFDALAQQKKYTTNIKAGRYVISKGMNNNEIINSIRSKNLPVKIAFNNQHSIKDLAGRISMQIEADSLTLEKVMLDDTFLTKNGFNKATALGMYLPNSYEFFWNTSAEAFRDKMLVEYNRFWTDARKAKAEKLNLTPNEVITLASIVHEESKQADEQPRVAGVYLNRLRIGMPLQADPTLKFAAYQLPQYQNTIIRRVLNIHKDISSPYNTYQNTGLPPGLIAMPDLSAIKAVLNPESHSYLYFAADAKRIGYHKFAKSLGQHNNNAREYHRYLSSQGINK, translated from the coding sequence ATGTATATTAAAAAGATTCTTTGGGCTGTAGCTCTTATTGGTTTATTAGTCTGTGGAGTATTTGCGTATTATATATACGGAACGATGTTTTCACCGAACACCAATTTTGAGAATGACGAGGCCTATATTTATGTGCCAACTAATGCATCATATACCGAAGTAAGATCTCAACTAGAGCCATTACTAAATGATATGGATGCGTTTGATGCCTTAGCACAGCAAAAAAAATACACTACCAATATTAAGGCAGGTCGATATGTCATTTCTAAAGGCATGAATAATAATGAAATTATTAATTCAATTCGAAGTAAGAATCTTCCAGTCAAAATAGCATTTAACAATCAGCATAGTATAAAAGATTTGGCAGGACGAATAAGTATGCAGATTGAAGCTGATAGTTTAACCTTAGAAAAAGTGATGTTAGATGACACTTTTTTAACTAAAAATGGTTTCAATAAAGCTACGGCTCTTGGAATGTACTTACCAAATAGCTATGAATTTTTCTGGAATACATCAGCCGAAGCATTTAGAGATAAAATGTTAGTTGAATACAATCGGTTTTGGACGGACGCTAGAAAAGCAAAAGCTGAAAAATTAAATTTAACTCCTAATGAAGTTATAACATTAGCATCAATAGTACATGAAGAATCCAAACAAGCAGACGAGCAACCAAGAGTTGCAGGTGTGTATTTAAATCGCTTACGAATAGGCATGCCCTTACAAGCAGATCCGACTTTAAAATTTGCAGCCTATCAGTTACCGCAATACCAAAACACAATTATTAGGCGTGTTTTAAATATTCATAAAGACATTAGCTCACCTTATAATACGTATCAAAATACGGGTTTACCTCCAGGACTTATTGCCATGCCAGATTTATCTGCCATTAAAGCCGTTTTAAATCCGGAATCACATAGTTACCTTTATTTTGCTGCAGATGCTAAACGTATCGGTTACCATAAGTTTGCAAAATCATTAGGGCAGCATAACAATAATGCCAGAGAATATCATAGATACTTATCGTCTCAAGGTATTAATAAATAA
- a CDS encoding GNAT family N-acetyltransferase — translation MVSLKGNHIYLRALEPEDLDFVYTIENDTTLWELSDTQTPYSRFLIKQYLENAQQDIYEAKQLRLAICDANDFTIGLIDVFDFDVKNKRAGIGILIQDEENRHRGYGKEALQLLVDYCFETLLLHQVYANISEQNQASLKLFETNGFQKIGLKKDWSFDGKTYANEFILQRIND, via the coding sequence ATGGTAAGTCTCAAAGGAAATCATATCTATTTAAGAGCTTTAGAGCCTGAAGATCTAGATTTTGTGTATACTATTGAAAACGATACGACGCTTTGGGAATTAAGTGATACCCAAACACCTTATTCAAGATTTTTAATTAAACAGTATCTTGAAAATGCTCAGCAAGATATTTATGAAGCGAAACAACTTCGGTTAGCCATTTGCGATGCTAATGACTTTACTATTGGTTTGATTGATGTGTTTGATTTTGATGTTAAAAATAAAAGAGCTGGTATCGGAATTCTTATTCAAGATGAGGAAAATAGACATCGAGGTTACGGAAAGGAAGCGCTACAATTATTAGTGGATTATTGTTTTGAAACATTGCTTTTACATCAGGTTTATGCTAATATTTCTGAACAAAATCAAGCGAGTTTAAAACTCTTTGAAACTAATGGTTTTCAAAAAATAGGATTAAAAAAAGATTGGAGTTTCGATGGTAAAACTTATGCCAACGAATTTATTTTACAACGAATTAACGATTAA
- the dapF gene encoding diaminopimelate epimerase, with product MTFYKYQGTGNDFVIVDNRLQTINKNDTKRIATICDRRFGIGADGFILLETDEKVDFKMVYYNADGNESTMCGNGGRCIVAFAKFLNIIENETEFIAIDGLHKAKIENGLVHLQMQDVSEIETFDKHLFLDTGSPHHVELVSDLKDFDVKVNGSRIRNGEPYNAAGSNVNFVEQLSTENFAVRTYERGVEDETLSCGTGVTAVAIAMHASGKTQNEKISLQTQGGELNVTFKSDGSGYNNIWLVGPAQQVFKGEIEW from the coding sequence ATGACATTTTATAAATATCAAGGAACAGGTAACGATTTTGTAATTGTAGATAATCGTTTACAAACTATAAACAAAAATGATACCAAGCGTATAGCGACTATTTGCGACAGACGTTTTGGCATAGGAGCCGATGGTTTTATTCTGTTAGAAACTGATGAAAAAGTAGATTTTAAAATGGTCTATTACAATGCAGACGGTAACGAGAGCACGATGTGTGGTAATGGTGGACGTTGTATTGTGGCCTTTGCTAAGTTTTTAAATATCATTGAAAACGAAACTGAATTTATAGCCATTGATGGGCTGCATAAAGCCAAAATTGAAAACGGTTTGGTGCATCTTCAAATGCAAGATGTTTCTGAAATTGAAACTTTTGATAAGCATTTATTTTTAGATACAGGCTCTCCACATCATGTAGAACTTGTTTCAGATTTAAAGGATTTTGATGTCAAAGTCAATGGATCAAGAATTAGGAATGGTGAACCTTACAATGCTGCAGGTAGTAATGTTAATTTTGTAGAACAATTATCTACAGAAAATTTCGCTGTTAGAACTTACGAACGTGGAGTAGAGGATGAAACGCTATCGTGCGGGACAGGTGTTACAGCGGTTGCTATTGCCATGCATGCAAGTGGGAAAACTCAAAATGAAAAAATAAGTTTACAGACACAAGGAGGGGAACTCAACGTTACTTTTAAAAGTGATGGTAGCGGTTACAATAATATTTGGCTAGTTGGACCAGCTCAGCAAGTTTTTAAAGGAGAAATTGAATGGTAA
- a CDS encoding trypsin-like peptidase domain-containing protein encodes MKKIITLIFVSALGGLLTLGGYKLFVENDTQPLTVEQSSEFPVFVPTNTTNTYNKMVSTPNFVEAADKSLDAVVHVKNTSIVSSPTSMQDLFFGRQSQRAQVGTGSGVVISPSGYIVTNNHVIKNANEISITLNNNKSYIAELIGTDETTDIALLKIETDEDLPFMAFGDSDNAKVGEWVLAVGNPFNLNSTVTAGIISAKSRDLSGQHSQSFIQTDAAVNPGNSGGALVNVNGDLIGINTAISSQTGSYIGYSFAVPSNIARKIVNDIMEYGNVQNGILGVSGGALNSEAAKEFGITTTEGFYVSEVQEDTGAEKAGIKPGDIINKIDNVRINKFSDLTGYLKTKSPEDVVDVTLLRDGHEEVLPVTLLKPTITVIQTIGFVKNASKKELKNYNAEYGVKISKFADDNYKAGWNRVGVEEGSIVTKINGKKLYTVEDAQNAMKARNLREPLQIEIINNQGEKVVHSFR; translated from the coding sequence ATGAAGAAGATAATAACATTGATATTTGTTTCTGCATTAGGTGGTCTATTGACTTTAGGTGGTTATAAACTTTTTGTTGAGAATGATACACAACCTTTAACCGTTGAACAATCATCTGAATTCCCTGTGTTTGTCCCTACAAATACTACAAACACATATAATAAGATGGTAAGTACACCAAATTTTGTGGAAGCTGCTGATAAATCTTTGGATGCTGTTGTCCATGTAAAAAACACATCGATAGTGAGTTCACCAACCTCAATGCAAGATTTGTTCTTTGGTCGTCAGTCGCAACGTGCGCAAGTTGGAACTGGTAGTGGAGTTGTTATTTCTCCATCTGGTTATATTGTAACTAACAATCACGTGATTAAAAACGCTAACGAAATTAGTATTACCTTAAATAATAACAAATCTTATATCGCAGAATTAATTGGCACAGATGAAACAACTGATATTGCTTTATTAAAAATTGAAACTGATGAAGACCTACCTTTTATGGCTTTTGGTGATTCTGATAATGCTAAAGTTGGTGAATGGGTTTTGGCCGTTGGAAATCCCTTCAACTTAAATTCTACTGTAACCGCAGGAATTATTAGCGCAAAATCTAGAGATTTATCCGGACAACACTCACAATCATTTATACAAACTGATGCTGCTGTAAATCCAGGAAACTCTGGTGGAGCATTGGTAAATGTAAATGGAGATTTAATAGGCATTAACACAGCTATATCTTCTCAAACGGGTTCTTATATAGGCTATTCATTTGCTGTACCAAGTAATATTGCCCGAAAAATAGTGAATGACATTATGGAATACGGTAATGTACAAAATGGTATTCTTGGTGTCTCTGGAGGAGCTCTAAATAGTGAAGCTGCGAAAGAATTTGGCATAACTACTACCGAAGGTTTTTATGTTAGCGAAGTACAAGAAGATACAGGAGCGGAAAAAGCAGGTATAAAACCTGGTGATATAATTAATAAAATCGATAATGTTCGCATCAATAAGTTTTCAGATTTAACGGGCTATTTAAAAACTAAAAGTCCTGAAGATGTAGTTGATGTCACCCTATTAAGAGACGGACATGAAGAAGTATTGCCAGTCACTTTACTAAAACCGACAATTACGGTAATTCAAACTATCGGTTTTGTAAAAAATGCCTCAAAAAAAGAATTAAAAAATTATAACGCAGAATATGGTGTTAAAATTTCAAAATTTGCTGATGACAATTATAAAGCCGGTTGGAATCGTGTTGGTGTTGAAGAAGGTAGTATTGTTACCAAAATAAATGGTAAAAAA